Proteins from a single region of Scylla paramamosain isolate STU-SP2022 chromosome 13, ASM3559412v1, whole genome shotgun sequence:
- the LOC135106240 gene encoding exonuclease 3'-5' domain-containing protein 2-like isoform X2: MQGQGVLGVDCEWVDASGRRRPVALLQLATSSGTCVLVRLQAFTRPLPESLQSLLGGVSIIKAGVGIDQDRRFLETDYGLLVQGCVDLRHVVLCCPKSNVAGNTTGNSTPSLGLAALALRFLGRTLDKDWRVRASDWEAETLTRRQQSYAAEDALAGVQVLLVACSRMWQCGEVAGMWWLPWLPPSLFHHHLMAHIHQTCHHFLDLKFSTSASKLLRLGEGCASQHQVAAKVSKTSRAYCPRKTPLYHNCQLLAPDGMPLCTCDPKKARWYVEKGLGVVVHQQPLVVRLNFEPAGRPREEYEDERYYVQERHNLCVVCGQGHSYIKKNVVPHEYRRHFPTILKDHQSHDVVLLCVQCHRVSSAHDATLREVLAGECSAPIGGAGNRRVTMDTQRRNVKNAAGALLRSRSTIPQPRITELENVVKNFFNVDSLNHELLQEAADIDARDWNEDFQAHGEQVCEKYRRKGLVQLQHRWRRHFLDTMQPKHLPQYWSVSHNLHKLCSTMARLPSCHPDYDTYRLILLGTDGNEEVQRLIKQCKEANVEDNCNDFVY; the protein is encoded by the exons ATGCAAGGTCAAGGGGTGCTAGGGGTGGACTGTGAGTGGGTGGACGCTAGTGGGCGGCGGCGACCAGTGGCCCTCCTGCAGCTGGCCACCTCCTCTGGGACATGCGTGTTGGTGCGCCTCCAGGCCTTCACTCGACCCCTCCCTGAGTCCCTGCAG AGTCTTCTTGGAGGTGTGTCCATCATTAAGGCTGGTGTTGGCATAGATCAAGACAGGAGGTTCTTGGAGACAGACTATGGCCTCCTG GTTCAGGGTTGTGTCGATCTACGTCATGTAGTGTTATGCTGCCCCAAGTCTAATGTTGCAGGCAACACCACAGGGAACAGCACACCAAGCCTGGGCTTGGCAGCGCTGGCACTCAGGTTCCTGGGCCGCACACTGGACAAGGACTGGCGGGTGCGGGCAAGTGACTGGGAGGCTGAGACTCTCACTAGGAGGCAG CAAAGTTATGCAGCAGAAGATGCCCTGGCTGGTGTGCAGGTGCTGTTGGTGGCATGCAGCAGAATGTGGCAGTGTGGTGAGGTGGCAGGGATGTGGTGGCTGCCCTGGCTGCCTCCAtcactcttccaccaccacctgatgGCACACATCCACCAGACCTGCCACCACTTTCTGGACCTCAAGTTCTCTACCTCAGCCTCAAAGTTACTTCGGCTCG GTGAAGGTTGTGCCAGCCAGCACCAAGTGGCAGCCAAGGTTAGTAAGACCAGTCGGGCATACTGCCCCCGCAAGACTCCTCTGTACCACAACTGCCAGCTGTTGGCCCCTGATGGCATGCCGCTGTGCACCTGTGACCCCAAGAAGGCACGGTGGTATGTGGAGAAAGGCCTTGGGGTAGTGGTGCACCAGCAGCCACTGGTGGTGCGCCTCAACTTTGAGCCGGCCGGCAGACCTCGAGAGGAGTATGAGGACGAGCGATACTACGTGCAGGAGCGGCACAAcctatgtgtggtgtgtggccaGGGCCACTCCTACATCAAGAAGAATGTGGTACCACATGAGTACCGCAGGCACTTCCCAACCATCCTCAAGGATCACCAGAGCCATGATGTGGTACTGCTGTGTGTGCAGTGCCACCGGGTCAGCAGTGCCCATGATGCCACCCTCAGGGAGGTGCTGGCTGGAGAATGCAGTGCTCCTATTGGCGGGGCAGGCAACCGCCGGGTGACAATGGACACCCAGCGCAGGAATGTGAAAAATGCTGCTGGGGCACTGCTCAGGTCACGCTCCACCATTCCCCAACCAAGAATCACTGAACTAGAGAATGTTGTGAAAAATTTCTTTAATGTTGATTCCCTAAACCATGAACTCCTGCAGGAGGCGGCCGACATTGATGCCAGGGACTGGAACGAGGACTTCCAGGCTCATGGGGAGCAAGTGTGTGAGAAGTACCGCAGAAAAGGACTCGTGCAGCTGCAGCATAGGTGGCGCAGGCATTTCCTGGATACCATGCAGCCAAAACACTTGCCACAGTACTGGTCTGTCAGTCACAACCTCCACAAGCTGTGTTCCACCATGGCCAGACTGCCCAGCTGCCACCCAGATTATGACACCTACAGGTTGATACTGCTTGGCACGGACGGCAATGAGGAGGTTCAGCGCTTGATTAAACAGTGTAAGGAGGCCAATGTGGAGGATAATTGTAATGACTTTGTTTACTGA
- the LOC135106241 gene encoding uncharacterized protein LOC135106241 isoform X1: MQQQQMAMVQTSEQYIFLHRVMRELFKERRLMVIDAHPYQNIVTDGAPLILWEESDYEELYMKPEKQADKQPPHQAPSQPATPSIHQSPGQLPSQEQKPCVALAS, translated from the exons atgcagcagcagcagatggcAATGGTACAGACTTCGGAGCAGTACATTTTCCTGCACCGTGTAATGAGGGAACTGTTCAAGGAGAGGAGACTCATGGTGATCGACGCCCACCCCTACCAGAACATTGTCACTGATGGGGCACCTCTCATTCTGTGGGAGGAGAGTGACTACGAGGAGCTGTACATGAAGCCAGAGAAGCAAG CAGATAAACAGCCCCCCCACCAAGCCCCATCCCAGCCAGCCACCCCCTCCATCCACCAGTCCCCAGGGCAACTGCCCAGCCAAGAGCAGAAGCCCTGTGTAGCGCTTGCTAGCTGA
- the LOC135106241 gene encoding uncharacterized protein LOC135106241 isoform X2: MQQQQMAMVQTSEQYIFLHRVMRELFKERRLMVIDAHPYQNIVTDGAPLILWEESDYEELYMKPEKQDKQPPHQAPSQPATPSIHQSPGQLPSQEQKPCVALAS; this comes from the exons atgcagcagcagcagatggcAATGGTACAGACTTCGGAGCAGTACATTTTCCTGCACCGTGTAATGAGGGAACTGTTCAAGGAGAGGAGACTCATGGTGATCGACGCCCACCCCTACCAGAACATTGTCACTGATGGGGCACCTCTCATTCTGTGGGAGGAGAGTGACTACGAGGAGCTGTACATGAAGCCAGAGAAGCAAG ATAAACAGCCCCCCCACCAAGCCCCATCCCAGCCAGCCACCCCCTCCATCCACCAGTCCCCAGGGCAACTGCCCAGCCAAGAGCAGAAGCCCTGTGTAGCGCTTGCTAGCTGA